One Klebsiella electrica genomic window, CCTGAAACTCTTCCACCACCGAGAGCATTCCCGGCTGGATCATATCGTTACCGATATAAGTGGAAAATTCGTATAACACCAGGCAGAGCGGGAACAAAAGCGCCTGCCGTCCGAGGCGTTTTCCTGAAAGCGAATAATTCTGCATGCAATCTCTTAGTTAAACAAAAATCGCGCAAAGTTTAATGAAAGTCTTGCGGAGGAGATAGTGAATTGTGAGTGACAATGAAAAATAGCGCAACGCGCCTTCCGCCCGCCGCTCTCACCGCCATTTTAATTAAACCTGTCTATATTTCGTTTATATTTCAATTAGGTTACAGGCGATATACTCATTCCCTGCGACATCTTCGCCACGGCATGCCGCGCCAGCAGCTTCTTAACAAGCTGATAATTAAGACAATACTGCTTTAATTTATCGCCACCGTTTTTTAAGGTGGGCGGCTGATTGCTATCGGATACCAAGAGTCTGAATCTATGCTGGAAAATATCAACGACACGCTGTTTGCCTTAATCAACGCCACCCCCGCCTCACCCTCGTGGCTCATCGCACTGGCGACCTTCATTGCCAAACAGGTGATTCTGATTGTGCCTCTGTTGGCCGCTGCGCTGTGGCTCTGGGGGCCAAACCAGCGGCAGCTGGTGTTTAAAGTGTTCCTCGCGCTGGCGATTAGCCTGAGTCTGTCATGGATTTTTGGCCTGCTCTTCCCGCATGAGCGCCCGTTTGCCGCAGGCGTCGGCTATCAGTTCCTGCATCACGCGCCGAATAACTCCTTCCCCAGCAATCACGGCACCATCAGCTTTACCTTTGCGCTGGCTTTCTTGTTCTGGCATCGCCTGTGGTCCGGGATCGCGCTGCTGGCGACCGCCGCGGCGATCGCCTGGTCCCGCGTCTATCTTGGCGTTCACTGGCCGCTGGATATGCTGGGCGGCCTGCTGACCGGGATGTGCGGTTGTCTGGCCGCCGGACTACTGTGGCCGGCCGGTGGCCAGGCGCTGTATCAATCTCTGCAGCAGCTGTACCGGGTTTGCTTCTCCCTGCCGATTCGTAAAGGCTGGGTGCGTGACTAACCCTCTCCGGGCAGGTAAAATTGCCCACTGACGCCCTGCCGATGCCGGGCGATTTCAGGGTAGAGGGAATATGGAAACACGTCGTGATGAACGCATCAGCCAGCTCATTCAGGCGCTCAAGCGCAGCGATAAGCTTCATCTAAAAGAGGCCGCCGCGCTGCTTGGCGTATCAGAAATGACCATTCGTCGCGACCTGAACGGCCATAATGGCCCGGTGGTGTTGTTAGGCGGTTATATCGTTCTGGAGCCGCGCAGCGCAACCCATTACCTGCTCAGCGACCAGAAAACCCGTCTGGTGGACGAAAAACGCCGTGCCGCCCGTCACGCTGCCGCGCTGCTTGAAGCCCATCAGATGGCCTTTTTCGACTGTGGAACAACCACGCCCTGGATCATTGACGCGATTGATAACGCCCTGCCTTTTACCGGCATCTGCTATTCGCTGAACACTTTTCTGGCGCTGCAGGAAAAACCGCAGTGTCGGGCCATTCTCTGCGGCGGCGAGTTCCATGCCAGCAATGCCATTTTTAAACCGCTCAGCCTGCAGGATACCCTCAGCCATCTGTGCCCGGACATTGCCTTCTACTCGGCGGCCG contains:
- the ybjG gene encoding undecaprenyl-diphosphate phosphatase — translated: MLENINDTLFALINATPASPSWLIALATFIAKQVILIVPLLAAALWLWGPNQRQLVFKVFLALAISLSLSWIFGLLFPHERPFAAGVGYQFLHHAPNNSFPSNHGTISFTFALAFLFWHRLWSGIALLATAAAIAWSRVYLGVHWPLDMLGGLLTGMCGCLAAGLLWPAGGQALYQSLQQLYRVCFSLPIRKGWVRD
- the deoR gene encoding DNA-binding transcriptional repressor DeoR yields the protein METRRDERISQLIQALKRSDKLHLKEAAALLGVSEMTIRRDLNGHNGPVVLLGGYIVLEPRSATHYLLSDQKTRLVDEKRRAARHAAALLEAHQMAFFDCGTTTPWIIDAIDNALPFTGICYSLNTFLALQEKPQCRAILCGGEFHASNAIFKPLSLQDTLSHLCPDIAFYSAAGIDCAQGATCYNLEELPVKHWAMSSARYHVLVVDHSKFGKVRPARMGDLSRFDVIASDVCPDEDLLALAKEKQISLLY